The proteins below come from a single Chryseobacterium sp. MA9 genomic window:
- the mobA gene encoding conjugal transfer protein MobA: protein MNDQRKKQRNKGGRKPKIDPCIHRYVFRLNDKDNNKFLSLFEASGMDNKAQFITSLLFSKEIKTVKIDKGTVDFYMRLTSFYAQFRAVGVNYNQVVKLLYTHFTEKKAATFLYRLEKNTAELAVLCREIIELADEFNSRSLKK, encoded by the coding sequence ATGAACGATCAGAGAAAAAAACAAAGGAATAAGGGCGGAAGAAAGCCAAAGATAGATCCCTGCATCCACCGGTATGTTTTTCGGCTGAATGATAAGGACAATAATAAGTTCCTGTCTCTTTTTGAAGCTTCGGGAATGGATAATAAAGCTCAGTTTATAACGTCTTTGCTGTTTTCAAAAGAGATAAAAACAGTGAAAATAGATAAGGGAACTGTTGATTTTTACATGAGATTAACTTCTTTTTATGCTCAGTTCAGAGCAGTAGGAGTCAATTACAATCAGGTGGTGAAATTATTATATACGCATTTTACTGAAAAAAAAGCAGCGACATTTCTGTATCGGCTGGAAAAAAATACCGCTGAACTGGCGGTTTTATGCAGGGAAATTATTGAATTGGCTGACGAATTTAACAGCCGGAGCTTAAAAAAATAA
- the mobC gene encoding conjugal transfer protein MobC, which yields MQGEDDLRGLAKIMAFMRAVSIVILLMHYYWYCYSFFLEKGWTLEVINTILYNFQRTAGLFSHPLYTKVFILLLLSLSCLGTKGVKNEKLTWTQIIGVLGIGCILFFSNTFLLRRSGNIGNMLYMFSMSAGYISLMMAGVWMSRLLKNNLMNDVFNNENESFMQETRLMENEYSVNLPTKFYYKGKWNQGWINIVNPFRATIVLGTPGSGKSYAIVNNYIKQQIEKGFSMYIYDFKFDDLSTIAYNHVLKYHDRYTVKPKFYVINFDDPRRSHRCNPLNPDFMTDISDAYEAAYTIMLNLNRSWIQKQGDFFVESPIILLAAIIWFLKIYEKGKYCTFPHAIELLNKKYSDVFTILTSYADLENYLSPFMDAWQGGAQDQLQGQIASAKIPLSRMISPQLYWVMTGDDFSLDINNPKEPKILCVGNNPDRQNIYSAALGLYNSRIVKFINKKGQLKSSVIIDELPTIYFRGLDNLIATARSNKVAVCLGFQDFSQLTRDYGDKESKVIQNTVGNIFSGQVVGDTAKSLSERFGKVLQKRQSLTINRNDTSSSISTQLDSLIPASKISTLSQGMFVGAVSDNFDERIEQKMFHAEIVVDHEKVAAETKSYQPIPEILSFVNENGEDRMTPLIEENYKKVKLDIVTIIENEMERIKADPELQHLIPKE from the coding sequence ATGCAGGGTGAAGATGATCTCAGAGGGTTAGCCAAAATTATGGCATTCATGCGAGCGGTCAGCATTGTAATACTGCTGATGCATTATTACTGGTACTGTTACTCTTTTTTTCTTGAAAAAGGATGGACATTGGAAGTCATCAATACAATACTGTACAATTTCCAGAGAACGGCAGGACTGTTTTCTCACCCTCTGTATACGAAAGTTTTTATCCTTCTCTTACTCTCTTTAAGCTGCCTGGGAACAAAAGGGGTAAAAAATGAAAAACTCACATGGACTCAGATTATTGGGGTTCTGGGAATTGGGTGTATATTGTTTTTCTCTAATACTTTTCTGTTAAGACGGTCTGGAAATATCGGAAACATGCTCTATATGTTTTCAATGTCAGCAGGGTATATCTCTTTGATGATGGCAGGCGTATGGATGAGCCGTTTATTGAAGAATAATCTTATGAATGATGTTTTTAACAATGAGAATGAAAGCTTTATGCAGGAAACCCGGCTGATGGAAAATGAATATTCTGTCAACCTTCCGACTAAATTCTACTATAAAGGAAAATGGAATCAGGGCTGGATTAATATTGTCAATCCCTTTCGGGCAACTATTGTCCTGGGAACGCCAGGATCGGGGAAGTCCTATGCTATTGTCAACAACTATATCAAACAGCAGATAGAAAAGGGTTTTTCTATGTATATCTATGATTTTAAGTTTGATGATCTCTCGACTATTGCCTATAACCATGTACTGAAATATCATGATCGGTATACAGTAAAACCGAAGTTTTATGTGATTAATTTTGATGATCCGAGAAGAAGCCACCGATGTAATCCTTTGAATCCTGATTTTATGACTGATATATCAGATGCCTATGAGGCGGCATACACCATCATGTTAAATCTGAACCGGAGCTGGATCCAAAAGCAGGGAGATTTCTTTGTCGAATCTCCTATTATATTACTAGCAGCTATTATCTGGTTCCTGAAGATCTATGAAAAGGGTAAATACTGTACTTTTCCTCATGCCATTGAATTGCTGAATAAAAAGTATTCCGATGTTTTTACCATTTTGACTTCCTATGCTGATCTGGAAAATTATCTTTCTCCTTTTATGGATGCATGGCAGGGCGGGGCGCAGGATCAACTTCAGGGACAGATTGCCTCTGCAAAGATTCCTTTATCACGGATGATATCTCCCCAGTTATACTGGGTCATGACCGGAGATGACTTTTCTCTGGATATCAACAATCCTAAAGAACCTAAGATTTTATGTGTCGGAAATAACCCTGACCGACAGAATATTTATTCGGCGGCGCTGGGTTTGTATAATTCCAGAATTGTAAAGTTTATCAATAAAAAAGGACAGTTAAAAAGTTCAGTCATAATTGATGAGCTTCCCACCATTTATTTCCGGGGACTTGATAATTTGATTGCAACAGCAAGAAGCAATAAGGTAGCGGTATGCCTGGGGTTTCAGGATTTTTCTCAGCTGACAAGAGATTACGGAGACAAAGAAAGTAAAGTGATTCAGAATACCGTTGGTAATATATTCAGCGGACAGGTGGTAGGAGATACCGCTAAAAGTCTCTCGGAGCGTTTTGGAAAGGTTTTGCAGAAAAGACAGAGCCTGACCATCAACCGAAATGATACATCGAGCTCTATATCTACTCAATTGGACAGTTTAATACCGGCCTCTAAAATTTCAACATTAAGCCAGGGAATGTTTGTGGGAGCTGTATCTGATAATTTTGATGAACGTATCGAGCAGAAAATGTTCCATGCTGAGATCGTCGTTGATCATGAAAAGGTAGCGGCCGAAACTAAATCCTATCAGCCCATCCCTGAGATTTTATCGTTTGTTAATGAGAATGGAGAAGATAGGATGACACCGCTTATTGAAGAAAATTATAAAAAAGTGAAGCTTGATATTGTAACGATTATTGAAAATGAAATGGAGCGCATTAAAGCTGACCCTGAGTTGCAGCATTTAATACCAAAGGAATAA
- a CDS encoding DUF3408 domain-containing protein codes for MRTDKEKKDFEKPHVDEEYLMQIISGDQNAPEVKSNEAKESMHQKPREKARSSTSKKAHYEDLFLINRFPSGRSGKVVYIRPEYHERLLRIVQLSREERTTLYSYIDNILEQHFLEYGNEITEYFNNHFKPIL; via the coding sequence ATGAGAACGGATAAAGAAAAAAAAGATTTTGAAAAACCACATGTTGATGAAGAATACCTGATGCAGATAATCAGTGGTGACCAGAATGCTCCAGAGGTAAAGAGCAATGAAGCTAAAGAATCTATGCATCAAAAGCCAAGGGAAAAAGCACGAAGCAGTACATCCAAAAAAGCACATTATGAGGACCTCTTTCTCATCAACCGGTTTCCTTCGGGGCGTAGTGGTAAGGTTGTTTATATAAGACCCGAATACCATGAAAGACTGTTGAGAATCGTACAGCTCAGCCGGGAGGAAAGAACAACATTATACTCATATATCGATAATATCCTTGAGCAGCATTTTCTGGAATACGGAAATGAGATCACTGAGTATTTCAACAATCATTTTAAACCCATTTTATAA
- a CDS encoding YhcG family protein — protein MKPIPSKYTDLLDSIGSAIEIARQNAVKAVNTELVKANWEIGRHIVEYEQHGEERAEYGSNLLATLSKDLRQRYGKGFGRRNILDMRRFYLAYQKWQAVPAKLSWTHLVTLLGISDDTARKFYEKQAVLENWGYRELERQIGSSLFERLALSKDKKGVLQLAEKGHIITDSTEAIKDPYVLDFLKLPQSHRVTEKALEQKIIDNLQMFLLELGKGFAFVGRQYKISLRNRHFYIDLVFYHRILKCFVLIDLKIKQVEHNDIGQMNLYLNYFKSEENVADDNEPIGIILSAEKDEVLVEYATGGISNKIFVSKYQLYLPDKKELQRKVQAILEKEG, from the coding sequence ATGAAACCTATCCCATCAAAATATACAGATCTACTCGACAGCATAGGATCCGCTATTGAGATAGCAAGACAAAATGCAGTGAAAGCGGTCAATACTGAACTGGTGAAAGCAAACTGGGAAATTGGCAGGCACATTGTGGAGTACGAGCAGCATGGTGAAGAACGGGCCGAATACGGAAGTAACTTATTGGCCACACTTTCCAAGGACCTGAGGCAGCGTTACGGCAAAGGTTTTGGCAGGCGTAACATTTTGGATATGCGCAGGTTTTATCTGGCGTATCAAAAATGGCAGGCAGTGCCTGCCAAATTAAGCTGGACCCATCTTGTTACTTTATTAGGAATTTCTGATGATACGGCAAGAAAATTCTATGAAAAACAGGCCGTACTGGAAAACTGGGGGTATCGTGAACTGGAAAGACAGATTGGTTCTTCCCTTTTTGAAAGACTGGCTCTGAGCAAGGACAAAAAAGGCGTATTGCAGCTGGCAGAAAAAGGTCATATCATCACGGATTCCACAGAAGCCATAAAAGATCCTTATGTTCTTGATTTTCTCAAATTACCGCAAAGCCACCGTGTTACGGAAAAAGCGTTGGAACAAAAGATTATTGATAATCTGCAGATGTTCCTTCTGGAACTCGGAAAAGGTTTCGCATTTGTAGGAAGACAGTATAAGATATCACTTAGAAACAGGCATTTTTATATTGATCTTGTATTCTACCACCGTATCTTAAAATGTTTTGTCCTGATTGATTTAAAAATAAAGCAGGTTGAACATAATGATATCGGACAAATGAATTTGTATCTTAATTACTTTAAATCCGAAGAAAATGTTGCAGACGACAACGAACCTATAGGGATCATCCTTTCGGCAGAAAAAGATGAGGTTCTGGTAGAATATGCAACAGGCGGAATTTCCAATAAAATATTTGTTTCCAAATACCAGCTGTACTTACCGGACAAAAAAGAATTACAGCGCAAAGTTCAGGCTATTCTGGAGAAAGAAGGATAG
- a CDS encoding DUF4133 domain-containing protein produces the protein MDTYHINKGIGRTVEFKGLKAQYLFIFAGGLLAVLILVMIMYMAGVNTYLCLILGGVSAGILIWKTFSLNRKYAEHGLMKLGAKKKHPRYIISRKSIYRYLKSNSKKASP, from the coding sequence ATGGACACCTATCACATTAATAAAGGAATAGGAAGAACCGTTGAGTTTAAAGGACTGAAAGCACAGTACCTGTTTATTTTTGCAGGCGGATTATTAGCAGTACTGATACTGGTGATGATCATGTATATGGCTGGTGTAAACACCTATCTCTGTCTTATTCTCGGCGGAGTCAGTGCCGGTATTCTGATCTGGAAAACCTTCTCTCTCAACAGAAAATACGCAGAGCACGGCCTGATGAAATTGGGAGCTAAAAAGAAGCATCCCCGATATATTATCAGCCGTAAGTCAATCTATAGATATCTAAAATCGAACTCCAAAAAAGCTTCACCATGA
- a CDS encoding SDR family NAD(P)-dependent oxidoreductase: MNMITNNENKIALVSGANTGVGFQIAKALAENGYVVYAGSRDLQKGQVATAEIGGKAKAIQLDITDNESIRAAVETIEGEYGYLTLLVNNAAISHAGKASRTMEEILGSQRASIATIDELKSVWDTNVFGTLALTQAFLPLLHKAPASRIVTVSSVLGSLTINANPENPYRVHFDAVYGASKTALNGIFLSLAIELEKTNIKVHMVSPGFTATALNNFEGTDSVEEGSKEPIRVALTEDLPTGSFTGPANFGRKDNVLPW; the protein is encoded by the coding sequence ATGAATATGATAACGAATAATGAAAATAAGATAGCACTGGTATCAGGTGCTAACACCGGGGTGGGATTTCAGATTGCTAAAGCGCTGGCAGAAAACGGATACGTGGTCTATGCAGGTTCCCGCGATTTACAAAAAGGTCAGGTGGCCACAGCTGAAATAGGTGGGAAGGCAAAAGCGATTCAGCTGGATATTACCGATAATGAGTCGATCAGAGCCGCTGTAGAAACTATTGAAGGTGAATACGGATACCTTACACTGCTTGTTAATAATGCGGCAATCTCACATGCGGGAAAAGCCAGCCGTACTATGGAAGAAATATTGGGTTCGCAGCGTGCCAGCATTGCAACTATAGATGAACTGAAATCGGTATGGGATACCAATGTGTTTGGAACCCTTGCTCTTACACAGGCTTTCCTGCCATTATTACATAAAGCGCCTGCTTCACGTATTGTGACGGTTTCCAGTGTCTTGGGTTCTCTTACGATCAATGCCAATCCCGAAAACCCATATCGTGTACATTTCGATGCGGTATATGGTGCTTCTAAGACGGCACTCAATGGAATTTTTCTCTCTTTAGCCATAGAACTGGAGAAGACCAATATCAAGGTTCATATGGTGAGTCCGGGATTCACGGCCACGGCACTTAATAATTTTGAGGGGACAGACTCTGTTGAAGAAGGTTCGAAGGAACCGATCAGAGTAGCCTTGACAGAAGATCTTCCTACAGGTAGTTTTACCGGTCCGGCGAATTTCGGCAGAAAAGACAACGTTCTTCCGTGGTAG
- a CDS encoding conjugal transfer protein TraD — protein MEILIIINLLIIILLLLHKKIGIKKSPFPIIKNQTNIESPYHIIGETKTSVSHPETISSPERQKEETGFDPSNLDIAYDISENVHLQNPQEEPEYGFNSNLDFTEEEEEWKKYRIIDENDGFAQGATFEELSAVQMILQQKVGDPSEKETAAAAVQKIYGTELFNLLENSMENASQIIAELLDNSFTHAEETGSSTLRTDDMKDFNIENFT, from the coding sequence ATGGAAATTCTCATTATTATAAACCTATTGATCATTATCCTGTTATTACTGCATAAAAAAATCGGTATTAAAAAATCCCCTTTTCCCATTATAAAAAATCAAACAAACATTGAAAGCCCTTATCACATTATAGGAGAAACCAAAACTTCAGTAAGCCACCCGGAGACAATATCCTCCCCTGAAAGACAAAAGGAAGAAACTGGGTTTGATCCCTCTAATTTAGACATAGCATATGACATCAGTGAAAATGTACATCTTCAAAATCCGCAGGAAGAACCGGAATATGGTTTTAATAGCAACCTTGATTTTACTGAAGAGGAAGAAGAATGGAAAAAATATAGAATTATTGATGAAAATGACGGTTTTGCCCAGGGAGCTACCTTTGAAGAACTAAGCGCTGTGCAGATGATCTTACAGCAAAAAGTTGGTGATCCATCTGAAAAGGAAACAGCAGCAGCGGCAGTTCAGAAAATATATGGAACCGAATTATTCAACCTATTGGAAAATTCTATGGAAAATGCTTCCCAAATCATTGCCGAGCTATTGGATAACAGTTTTACACATGCTGAGGAAACCGGTTCTTCCACTTTGCGGACAGACGATATGAAAGATTTCAATATTGAAAACTTCACCTGA
- a CDS encoding AraC family transcriptional regulator has product MKSKEDKLIRFISISESHKAFGLPAPQHPLISLIHFNKDNPFNAEMAPVYNLLSFYKITFITRNKGRLKYGRSFYDYNEGSMLFLAPNQLVGSTDYNSETYCYLLLIHPDFLLGHPIAGKIKQYSYFSYSSNEALHVSDTEKEIILSVFRIMEQELNSRVDEFSQEVVIAQIELLLSYVNRFYKRQFITRKVVNSDVLQKTETILDHYLNDQESMHQGLPTVQYLSDQLSISPGYLSDVLRSVIGKNTQQYIREKVTEKAKERLISTDLTVAEIAYELGFEHPQSFSKMFRVQTGLSPVEFRNSFN; this is encoded by the coding sequence ATGAAAAGCAAAGAGGATAAATTGATACGGTTTATATCGATATCGGAAAGCCATAAAGCCTTCGGACTGCCTGCCCCGCAGCATCCTTTGATCAGTCTTATTCATTTCAATAAAGACAATCCTTTCAATGCGGAAATGGCACCTGTGTATAATCTCTTGAGTTTCTATAAGATTACTTTTATCACAAGAAACAAAGGACGACTTAAGTACGGCAGAAGTTTTTACGACTATAATGAGGGCAGCATGCTGTTTCTGGCTCCTAATCAATTGGTAGGGAGCACGGATTATAACAGCGAAACTTACTGCTATTTGCTGTTGATTCATCCTGACTTCCTGCTGGGACATCCTATAGCCGGTAAAATAAAGCAGTACAGCTATTTTTCGTATTCATCTAATGAGGCTCTGCATGTGTCAGACACTGAGAAGGAGATCATTCTTTCTGTTTTCAGGATTATGGAACAGGAGCTCAATAGCCGCGTTGATGAATTCAGTCAGGAGGTAGTGATTGCGCAGATAGAACTGCTCTTGAGTTATGTCAACAGATTTTACAAACGTCAGTTTATTACTAGAAAAGTAGTCAATAGCGATGTTCTTCAAAAAACAGAAACCATCCTGGACCATTACCTTAACGATCAGGAATCAATGCATCAGGGTCTTCCCACCGTGCAGTATCTCTCTGATCAGCTCAGTATCTCACCCGGCTATCTGAGTGATGTTTTACGATCGGTGATTGGGAAAAATACCCAGCAGTACATTCGTGAGAAGGTTACTGAAAAAGCTAAGGAAAGATTGATTTCCACTGATTTGACGGTAGCTGAAATAGCCTATGAATTAGGCTTTGAACATCCACAGTCATTCAGTAAAATGTTTAGGGTTCAGACCGGTCTTTCTCCTGTAGAATTCAGGAATTCATTCAATTAA
- the mobB gene encoding conjugal transfer protein MobB, with the protein MVAKIGRSSNLYGALAYNHNKVEQEKGKILFMNKMVETPNGRYTIPQLAESFDPYLAANRNTEKYTLHLSLNPDPKDKVSETYFIKMAEEYMKEMGYGEQPYIIFKHTDIDRTHLHIVSVCVDENGRKISDKFEKRRSMEICRKLEKTYNLLPAVEQKSSENSLIFSPVDYHKGNVKRQIASVIRNIPGEYSFKTLGEYNALLSLFNIAVEKIEGELHGEPQRGLVYFALDKNKNKIGHPFKASRIGKNAGLAALELHFLKSKELVLNSSGRSEIKTGIDNVLKYSKGENDFVKRLNSWDISTVVRRNESGRIYGITFIDHHSKTVWNGSNLGKQYSANAFNDLWKDQQNMEKASELKFPLSKSSPSDQLRSDQLHPLFGFLKNESSDNPSNDETSVLFPGLLPLAEGEDHEEEVFARQISKRKRKRKW; encoded by the coding sequence ATGGTTGCGAAAATTGGGAGAAGCAGTAATTTGTATGGCGCGTTGGCTTACAATCATAATAAAGTAGAGCAGGAAAAAGGTAAGATTTTGTTCATGAATAAAATGGTTGAAACTCCAAATGGCAGGTATACCATACCACAGCTGGCAGAATCTTTTGACCCTTATTTAGCAGCCAATAGAAATACGGAAAAGTATACTCTGCATCTATCACTTAACCCGGATCCCAAGGACAAGGTCAGTGAGACATATTTTATAAAGATGGCAGAAGAGTACATGAAGGAGATGGGCTATGGAGAGCAACCCTATATTATATTCAAGCATACCGATATTGACCGTACTCATTTGCATATTGTTTCCGTATGCGTTGATGAAAACGGCCGGAAAATCTCAGATAAGTTTGAAAAAAGACGTTCAATGGAAATATGCAGGAAACTGGAAAAGACTTATAATTTACTGCCCGCAGTAGAGCAGAAGAGTTCTGAAAATAGCCTGATTTTTAGTCCTGTTGATTATCATAAGGGAAATGTCAAACGCCAGATAGCTTCCGTGATCAGAAATATACCTGGGGAGTATTCGTTTAAGACCCTTGGAGAGTATAATGCTCTGCTTTCACTTTTTAATATAGCGGTTGAAAAAATTGAAGGTGAGTTGCACGGTGAACCTCAGCGTGGCCTGGTGTATTTTGCATTGGATAAAAATAAAAACAAGATAGGACATCCTTTCAAAGCTTCAAGGATAGGGAAGAATGCGGGACTGGCTGCATTGGAGTTACACTTTTTAAAAAGCAAAGAATTAGTTTTAAACTCTTCCGGCAGGTCTGAGATAAAAACCGGAATTGATAATGTTCTCAAATATAGTAAAGGGGAAAATGATTTTGTTAAAAGGCTAAATTCATGGGATATTAGTACCGTTGTCAGAAGAAATGAATCCGGACGTATTTATGGGATTACATTCATTGATCACCATTCAAAAACTGTATGGAATGGCTCAAATCTGGGAAAGCAGTATTCAGCCAATGCTTTTAATGATCTTTGGAAGGATCAGCAAAACATGGAAAAAGCTTCTGAACTAAAATTTCCCCTGTCTAAATCTTCGCCGTCAGATCAATTACGGTCTGATCAGCTTCACCCTTTATTCGGATTTCTGAAGAATGAGAGTAGTGATAATCCTTCAAATGATGAAACTTCAGTTCTGTTTCCCGGACTTTTACCTTTGGCAGAGGGAGAAGATCATGAAGAGGAAGTTTTTGCCCGGCAGATAAGCAAGCGCAAAAGGAAAAGAAAATGGTAA
- a CDS encoding DUF4134 domain-containing protein — protein sequence MKRQRKKIMFTALLLAISWSINAQGNGSAGITEATQMVTSYFDPATKLIYAIGAVVGLIGGVKVYNKFSSGDPDTSKTAASWFGACIFLIVAATILRSFFL from the coding sequence ATGAAAAGACAAAGAAAAAAAATCATGTTCACAGCTTTACTCCTGGCAATTAGCTGGAGTATCAATGCCCAAGGTAACGGTTCCGCCGGAATTACTGAGGCCACACAGATGGTCACTTCTTATTTTGATCCTGCCACAAAGCTTATCTATGCTATCGGCGCTGTGGTAGGCCTGATCGGAGGAGTCAAAGTATATAACAAATTCAGCAGTGGTGATCCTGATACCAGTAAGACTGCTGCCAGCTGGTTCGGAGCCTGTATCTTCTTAATAGTAGCGGCAACCATCCTCCGCTCATTCTTCCTTTAA
- a CDS encoding ParA family protein, translating into MKATKNPLKVSFFTQKGGVGKSTMTTLMASILHYRLGFNVLVMDCDFPQYSISNMREREKKAIILHEYHKKAAMRQFQLINKKAYHIIRCKAENALEEASQYISQASVIPDILFFDLPGTANTKGVLTTLKTMDFIFAPLTADRLVVESTLGFTKAFLGLPHAAHGSKEQAIWLFWNQIDGREKTGLYEIYEKTIAALQLNIMETRIMDSKRFRKESEDMGNSIFRSTLLPADLSLLKATRMNLFIEEFLQITPL; encoded by the coding sequence ATGAAAGCAACAAAAAATCCTTTAAAAGTAAGTTTCTTTACCCAAAAAGGGGGTGTAGGAAAATCAACGATGACCACATTAATGGCCAGTATACTGCATTACCGATTGGGTTTTAATGTTTTAGTCATGGACTGCGATTTTCCACAATACAGCATAAGCAATATGAGGGAGCGGGAAAAAAAGGCAATCATACTCCATGAATACCATAAAAAAGCAGCAATGAGACAGTTTCAATTAATCAATAAGAAAGCTTATCACATTATACGTTGCAAAGCAGAGAATGCATTAGAGGAAGCTTCTCAATACATCAGCCAGGCTTCCGTAATTCCGGATATTCTATTCTTTGATCTGCCGGGTACCGCTAATACCAAAGGCGTTCTGACCACCTTAAAAACAATGGATTTTATTTTTGCTCCATTAACCGCTGACCGGCTGGTTGTAGAAAGTACATTGGGATTTACCAAAGCATTCCTGGGTCTTCCCCATGCAGCGCATGGCAGTAAAGAACAAGCGATCTGGCTATTTTGGAATCAGATTGATGGAAGAGAGAAAACAGGATTATATGAAATATATGAAAAGACTATTGCAGCACTCCAGCTGAATATCATGGAAACAAGGATCATGGATAGCAAAAGGTTTCGCAAGGAGTCGGAGGATATGGGTAACAGCATTTTCAGGTCTACTCTATTACCTGCAGATCTTTCACTCTTAAAAGCGACCAGAATGAATCTGTTTATCGAGGAATTCCTACAAATCACACCACTATAA